From the genome of Mucilaginibacter paludis DSM 18603:
CACTATATATGCTTGAATAGCGTGTTATCCGGTTACCACTTGCATCCTGATAGTCTTTAACATCAAAATTAGAGGGATAACGCAACAATTCCATTAACGCACCATTGTTGGCCTTATTGGCTTTGTTGTTTACAGAGTTAATATAGTTTAGTGTGGTAGTGATTTTTAATAATGGCGAAATTACCGCACTACCTGTAAGGCGGCTTGAAAATCTTGTGTAGGTTGTGGTTGGTATTACACCCCGGGTATCGCTGTATTCGTTTGACCACCGATAGGTAAACTTATCTGAACCACCCTCAAAAGCAACGTTATGTTTTTGACCGAAGCCAGTTTGAAAAAAATTATGAATATTATCATAAATCTGAGTACCTGGAGCATACTTGGGTCCAAAATAAGTAGAAACAGTTGAGTTAAATACGCCTCCCACCGAGCCAGCACTATACACCTGCTGCATTTCGGGAAACTTATTTAAGTTTTCCACTTTAAAAGAGGTAGTATAAGTAATGGTCCCGTCACCGGCCTTACCCTTTTTAGTAGTTATCAAAATTGCCCCACCTGCACCTGCACTACCAAATAATGCTGTTGCTTCCGGGCCCTTCATAATAGTATAGGTTTCAATATCATATGGGTTAATATCCATCGCCCGGTTTGAATAATCCTGAGCGCTGTTTGCTCCATTTGTAACCAAATTATTTTGATTAACAGTAGTATTGTTTATAGGTACACCATCTACTACTATCAGTGCGTTGTTATCGCCGCTGATAGAGGTAAAGCCTCTTAATACGATTTGCGAGGATGCGCCGGGGTTGCCGTTTGTACTATTAATAGATAATCCTGGTACACGCCCTTGTAACCCCCCAAAAAAATCATCACGCTGTGTTGCTGATACCTCATCACCTTTAACTGTTGGCGCCGAGTATCCCAAACTTTTCTTGTCCCGGTCAATGTTATAAGCGGTAACCACTACTTCGCCGAGTGTTTTAGTGTCTTCCGTGAGCTGTATGGTTATATCAGCATTAGACGCTGTAACCGGAGTTTCCTTTGCCAGCATACCTATATAGCTTACCACCAATACCTGACCCAAACTGGCATTAATCCGAAATTTGCCGTCTGCGTTGGTTACTGTAACTACAGATGTACCTTTAACCTTAATGGATGCTCCTGGAATCGGCAATCCGTCGTTTGAAGACACAACCTTTCCTGATACGGTTTTTGTTTGCGCCATAACCTGCGTTAGGCAACAAAAAACTGCAAGAAAGACTAAGAGTAGATTTTTTTTCATACATGAGTTATTTAGTTGTTATTTAGTTAAAAAAATTGGTGAAACTTATTGCGTTATATATCAAAATGGTTCGCGACCCGTTATTTAGCAGACCTTTAACCGAAATTTCTTTTTATGAATCTTTATTCTTGCTGTTTCATCATTACAAAACCGCAAGAACATTTTTATACCGAATTCAATTTTGGTATAGCAGACCAAAATTGCAATAATGTGCATTATTTTGCTGCCTAATTGAATATAAAGCTAATTTAAATAAAAATTAATTTAATAAATGCATGTTTTAGACAATTTATTTAAAAAAAACAGCAAAAAAGCGCAACTTTAACTAATTATTGATCAACATTAAAACATATGCTTAAAAAAGAGAGACACGCATTGATCATAAAAGAGATAAACCTGCATAATAAGGTACTCTCATCCGACCTGGCTTTACAGCTAAACGTATCGGAAGATACCATCAGGCGGGATCTGAATGAAATGGATGAAGCTGGTGAAATAGTTAAGGTACATGGTGGCGCCTTATCTAAATCTTACCATTATCCTTTTCAGCATAATGATATTTATGCAGGCGATTCTAAAAAAACAATTGCCGAAAAAGCGATCGACCTGATTACGGATGGCATGGTTGTTTTAACCGGCGGCGGCACCACCATGATAGAAATGGTGCGCATGTTACCCAAAACTTTAACGGCTACTATTTTCACTATCAGCCCTTTGGTTGCATTACAGCTGGCAGACCACCCGCTCATTACTGTAATTTTAATAGGTGGGCATTTTTCTAAAAACTCGCAGGTATGTATAGGTACCCAGGTAGTGAGTTACTTAAATGAAATACGCTTTGATGTTTGTTTTTTAGGCACAAACGGCATTTCGATAGGTGAGGGTGTTACCGACTCGGATCTTGATATTGTACAGGTTAAAAAAGCTATGATCAACGCTTCAAACAAGTTGGTGATTATGTGCATTGCCGAAAAACTAAACTCGGTACAACGCATGCGTGTTTGCAACCTTCACCAGATTAATTACCTGATAACCGATGTGAGTCCCGACGAAAGCTTATTGCAGGCGTACCGAAGGGAGAATATACAGCTCTATTAAGCTGTAAACTGTCATCAAACAGAGGTAAAAGTGCCGTTGCTTGATTGCAAAACCGCAGATAACAATATAAGCTTGCAGTTTTTATGTAGCCATAACTGCATATTTAGAAAGCTTGTATGGTAAAAGCCGCAATCTATTTGGTTTACCAAGGTTCGCCTGAGGGGACATCATTTTAGGGCGAAGTGATTTTTATTCTTACAGCTATCGTATATATTTGTTTAACAAGTTAACCAGACCATGTCAACAGAAACTCTTAATCCTCAGGTAAAACTAAACCAACGGCTTTTATCGCTTGATGTATTTCGGGGCCTAACCGTTGCCTGTATGATATTGGTTAATAATCCCGGAGACTGGGCGCATATTTATTCGCCCCTGGAGCATTCGGCCTGGAACGGCTGCACACCAACCGATCTTATTTTTCCATTCTTTTTATTTATCGTAGGCGTATCTATCGTTTATTCGATGGGGACAAAGAAAACAGACCCGGCGCAGCACGGTAAACTTGTGTTGACTATATTAAAACGAAGCTTAATTTTATTTTGCCTGGCTTTGTTTTTATCCTTATACCCTAAATTCAACTTTCATACCTTGCGTATACCAGGTGTACTACAGCGCATAGCTGTGGTTTTTGGTATTTGCGGCATCATATTCTTAAAAACAGAGCGTAAAACGCAGCTGATACTCTTCTGGCTGTTTTTAATTGTTTACTATCTTTTGATGACGCTTGTTCCGGTACCGGGAGTTGGCTACGCCAACCTGCAGCCCGAAACCAATTTAGGCGCCTGGATTGACCGGACAGTGATAGGCAATGTACACTTGTGGAAAGAATCGGTAACCTGGGACCCCGAAGGTATACTGGGCACCATGCCAGCCACATCGACAGGTTTATTCGGTATACTGGTTGGCACCTGGCTTAAACGGAAAGATGTTGACGAGAGTACAAAAGTAGCATGGTTGTTTTGCACAGGCATAGGGGCAGTTATACTGGGTTTGCTTTGGGATTTGTTTTTCCCGATTAACAAGGCTTTATGGACAAGCTCTTTTGTATTATATGCCGGTGGACTGGCCACACTCGGCCTGACCTTATTTTATTGGATAATTGATGTGCAGGGTTATAAAAAATTCACCAAGCCTTTTGTGGTATATGGCGTAAATGCCATCACTGTATTTTGCTTCTCCAGCATTATTGTGCGTACCTTAAACCTGATCCACGTGACCGAAAAACAGGTTACCCTGAGCCAGTACCTGTATCAAACTTTGTTTACACCATACCTATCGCCCATCAACGCCTCGTTAGCATGGGCTGTTTCCTTCAATTTATTCTGGCTTGTTATTTTGTGGTGGATGTATAAGAAAAAGATTATTCTAAAGGTATAACGGAAAAAGTTATTGCCTCGATCAAAGCATACCTGTGCTTCACTGGCTTAACTTAGGTGGCTTGGCCGATAAAAACACAGAGGCTTTCTTTACCCGAAACAAACCGCCCCCATTGCCCACATTTCGGCTTCCATAGGGGGCGATTCGTGAAAAACTGTTCGTCATCATAGCTTACGCCCACAGGCAAATCCGTTTTACCACGGACTAATACCCGTGTCCGGCGCATTGTCATCACTAAAAAACTGGCCTGTTGGACCATCAGGCCCTAAAGTGGCGGTTTTTACTACCCGCGCAGCAGCGTCAGGAACGGTTCCGGGGCCGGAGTGGTTATTAAAATCGGTAGCTGTATAACCCGGGTCAACAGCGTTTACCTTAAACGTGGTATCGTGCAGGTTATAAGCCAGCGCAATAGTATAAGCGTTGAGGGCCGCTTTAGAGGCAACATAGGCTGTGGGCTTAACAGCATAATATTTCCACGCCGGATCGTCTTGAAGCGTTAGCGAACCCAGGCCCGAAGTCACGTTAACTATCCTGGGTTGGGGCGATAATCTCAACAAATCAATAAACGCCTGTGTTACGGCTATCACGCCAAAAAAATTGGTTTCAAAAACCTGCTTAAATATGCTTACATCGGTTTCGAGTGGCAACTGCGGAAAACTTCCATGTATACCCGCGTTATTGATCAGCACATCCAGCGCATTAATTTTTTGGCCAAGCACCTGGCGGGCGGCCTTTATCGATTCGGCATGATCTACATCAATCTCTAAAGCCTCTACCTCGTTTAAACCCTCTGTATGTAACAAGCTAACTGCCTGCTCTCCTTTTTGTATATCCCTGCAGCCCAGGTATACATAATAGCCTTGATGTAATAATTGCCTGGCTGTTTCAAAACCAATGCTTTTGTTTGCTCCTGTTATCAGTACGGTTTTCATATTTATTTGTTTAACAATACAAATGTAAACCGCGGCTGGCCTGCGGCTGTAACACATCCAACGGTATTAATGGTACATTTTACGGATGTTAGCCCTGTATTCGGCAGGTGTTACACCGGTTTCCCGCTTAAAAAAGCGGTTAAAGTAGGACGCGTCTGCAAAACCGATATCAAAGGCAATTTCTTTTAACGAATTATTGGTATGAAACAACAAGCGGCGCGCCTCTAATACCAGTCGGTCATGAATATGCTTTATGGCCGGTTTGCCGCTTTGTGTTTTTACAAACTCGCTTAAATGCCCGGCGGAGATATGCAACAAAGAGGCGTAATCCGCCACCTCGCGCAGATCGCGGAAACGCTCGTTGATGTTCTTCTGAAAATTCTGGAGCAACATTTTATCTATAGAAGTATTGTTAGCCTTAAACTGCTCTTGATAAAGGCGGCTCAAATAAGTGAGCA
Proteins encoded in this window:
- a CDS encoding DeoR/GlpR family DNA-binding transcription regulator — protein: MLKKERHALIIKEINLHNKVLSSDLALQLNVSEDTIRRDLNEMDEAGEIVKVHGGALSKSYHYPFQHNDIYAGDSKKTIAEKAIDLITDGMVVLTGGGTTMIEMVRMLPKTLTATIFTISPLVALQLADHPLITVILIGGHFSKNSQVCIGTQVVSYLNEIRFDVCFLGTNGISIGEGVTDSDLDIVQVKKAMINASNKLVIMCIAEKLNSVQRMRVCNLHQINYLITDVSPDESLLQAYRRENIQLY
- a CDS encoding acyltransferase family protein — translated: MSTETLNPQVKLNQRLLSLDVFRGLTVACMILVNNPGDWAHIYSPLEHSAWNGCTPTDLIFPFFLFIVGVSIVYSMGTKKTDPAQHGKLVLTILKRSLILFCLALFLSLYPKFNFHTLRIPGVLQRIAVVFGICGIIFLKTERKTQLILFWLFLIVYYLLMTLVPVPGVGYANLQPETNLGAWIDRTVIGNVHLWKESVTWDPEGILGTMPATSTGLFGILVGTWLKRKDVDESTKVAWLFCTGIGAVILGLLWDLFFPINKALWTSSFVLYAGGLATLGLTLFYWIIDVQGYKKFTKPFVVYGVNAITVFCFSSIIVRTLNLIHVTEKQVTLSQYLYQTLFTPYLSPINASLAWAVSFNLFWLVILWWMYKKKIILKV
- a CDS encoding SDR family oxidoreductase — protein: MKTVLITGANKSIGFETARQLLHQGYYVYLGCRDIQKGEQAVSLLHTEGLNEVEALEIDVDHAESIKAARQVLGQKINALDVLINNAGIHGSFPQLPLETDVSIFKQVFETNFFGVIAVTQAFIDLLRLSPQPRIVNVTSGLGSLTLQDDPAWKYYAVKPTAYVASKAALNAYTIALAYNLHDTTFKVNAVDPGYTATDFNNHSGPGTVPDAAARVVKTATLGPDGPTGQFFSDDNAPDTGISPW